One genomic window of Halolamina sediminis includes the following:
- a CDS encoding S8 family serine peptidase has product MTVAGGAVAAALATVGTPDRSEGTEPFTEGSTPLEQIHSIGITGEDVRVGVLDPTGFDPEHPALVDAVTGLRAFDGSPVVVDDASHGTEAAATVARAAPDAALLLATFERASGFERGLDWFREMGVDVVLAPVAAHGAAAVGDSPVNRAAEAAVEAGVTLVAPTGNAARGHWQGPLGAIASTGDSLTLLDLESRAADEPPVGSLTVWLGCRAPDPPALSLALIRRTQTGDGRQLIALSQSERPGLERLTAELEPGRYALELRLPDRSSVPEGFATAPVSMRAPGYRLSPARPAGSVAAPASAPGVVGVGSRKEGGAAAYSGRGPTPDGGFGVDLVAEPRPWPTVEDPGTSGAAAQVAGVAALVADTRGDEAARERVGGILRATATSMSDDDGPTFTTGHGVVDPLAAVRRARGTD; this is encoded by the coding sequence ATGACGGTCGCTGGCGGCGCCGTCGCTGCGGCGCTAGCGACGGTGGGAACTCCGGACCGGTCCGAGGGGACGGAGCCGTTCACTGAGGGATCGACCCCCCTCGAACAGATCCACAGCATCGGCATTACTGGGGAGGACGTCCGTGTCGGGGTACTCGACCCGACCGGCTTCGACCCCGAGCACCCCGCGCTGGTGGACGCCGTGACCGGGCTGCGGGCGTTCGACGGCTCCCCCGTGGTCGTCGACGACGCCAGCCACGGCACCGAGGCGGCGGCGACGGTCGCCCGCGCCGCGCCCGATGCGGCCCTGTTGCTCGCGACGTTCGAGCGCGCGTCGGGGTTCGAGCGCGGACTCGACTGGTTCCGGGAGATGGGCGTCGACGTGGTGCTCGCGCCCGTCGCGGCCCACGGCGCGGCCGCGGTCGGTGACAGTCCGGTGAACCGCGCCGCGGAAGCGGCAGTCGAGGCGGGCGTTACACTCGTCGCGCCGACGGGGAACGCGGCGCGGGGCCACTGGCAGGGGCCGCTAGGAGCGATCGCGTCGACCGGGGATTCGCTGACGCTACTGGACCTGGAGTCACGCGCCGCGGACGAGCCGCCGGTTGGGAGTCTTACGGTCTGGCTGGGCTGTCGGGCCCCCGATCCGCCGGCGCTCTCGCTCGCGCTCATCCGCCGGACACAGACCGGCGACGGCCGACAGCTGATCGCGCTCTCTCAGTCCGAGCGGCCGGGGCTGGAACGGCTGACGGCCGAACTCGAGCCCGGGCGGTACGCACTGGAGCTCAGGCTCCCGGACCGATCGAGCGTCCCCGAGGGGTTCGCGACGGCACCCGTCTCGATGAGGGCGCCGGGCTACCGACTCTCCCCTGCGCGGCCGGCCGGGAGCGTCGCCGCGCCCGCCAGCGCGCCGGGGGTCGTCGGCGTTGGTTCACGCAAGGAGGGGGGCGCCGCAGCCTACAGCGGACGCGGGCCGACACCGGACGGCGGCTTCGGAGTCGATCTCGTCGCCGAACCCCGACCCTGGCCGACGGTCGAGGACCCCGGAACCTCCGGTGCGGCCGCACAGGTCGCCGGAGTGGCGGCGTTAGTCGCCGACACACGCGGGGACGAGGCGGCGAGGGAGCGCGTCGGAGGAATTCTCCGGGCGACGGCGACCTCGATGAGCGACGACGACGGCCCGACGTTCACGACCGGACACGGCGTCGTCGACCCGCTGGCGGCGGTCCGCCGGGCGCGCGGAACCGACTAA